One segment of Takifugu rubripes chromosome 5, fTakRub1.2, whole genome shotgun sequence DNA contains the following:
- the nfatc2ip gene encoding NFATC2-interacting protein isoform X1 — MIPQMTDARKPLPRRRRILDPSTIVPVSVYSNKVSSDLQLRPAAAQFSQQEAADDPEAGNLWSHLSGGGRPPTTSTLILSDSEDEAEDPKTRGEPEAAWRSSPSPPTSPVRKHSRNVQKKIGEVDRMLQSLSSFLSPPAQVRKSSRRSNSPPPGDDDIIIVSRKDDDVIMSSPLAGSGDPPYSSLVREFPLKVRCRADLQKIPVLSSTPLSAVLDRLAVTLGVPRHRLLLLREEVELRADATVGALGLGIADIIECVVMAAEDRCDVITVRLQSKDRDTSQEFSLNRDTPLGSIFSQYLAQVSSCIQEKVCFRFDGSRVLCSQTPAQLDMEDGDIIEVWT, encoded by the exons ATGATCCCCCAGATGACTGACGCCAGGAAGCCTCTGCCCAGACGACGGCGCATCCTCGACCCGTCCACCATCGTCCCGGTGTCCGTCTACTCCAACAAG GTGAGCAGCGATCTGCAGCTGAGACCAGCGGCGGCCCAGTTCTcccagcaggaagctgcag ATGACCCGGAGGCTGGCAACTTATGGTCGCACCTCTCTGGTGGCGGGCGACCGCCGACCACCTCCACCCTGATCCTGAGCGATTCGGAGGACGAAGCAGAAGACCCGAAGACGAGAGGAGAACC GGAAGCAGCTTGGCGCTCGTCACCGTCTCCTCCCACCAGTCCAGTCAGGAAACACTCCAGAAATGTCCAAAAGAAGATTGG agagGTGGACAGGATGCTCCAGTCGctcagctccttcctgtctccaccAGCTCAGGTCAGGAAAAGCAGTCGCCGCTCCAACAGCCCACCTCCAGGagacgatgacatcatcattgtgAGCCGTAAAGACGATGACGTCATCATGAGTAGCCCTCTGGCTGGCTCCGGGGACCCCCCGTACAGCTCACTGGTGCGAGAGTTCCCCCTGAAGGTGCGCTGTCGAGCAGACCTGCAGAAGATCCCGGTGCTGTCG TCCACGCCCCTGAGTGCTGTGCTGGATCGGCTGGCCGTTACCCTCGGTGTACCTCGTCACCGACTCCTGCTgttgagggaggaggtggagcttcGAGCGGACGCCACGGTGGGCGCGTTGGGCCTGGGCATCGCAGACATCATCG AatgtgttgtcatggcagcagaggacaggtgtgatgtcatcactgtGAGACTGCAGAGCAAAGACAGAGACACGTCGCAGGAGTTCAGCCTAAACAGA gacaCACCGCTGGGCTCCATCTTCTCTCAGTATCTGGCCCAAGTCTCCAGCTGCATACAGGAAAAGGTTTGCTTCCGCTTTGATGGCTCACGGGTGCTGTGCAGTCAGACGCCGGCCCAGCTGGACATGGAGGACGGGGACATCATTGAAGTGTGGACGTGA
- the nfatc2ip gene encoding NFATC2-interacting protein isoform X2 has translation MTDARKPLPRRRRILDPSTIVPVSVYSNKVSSDLQLRPAAAQFSQQEAADDPEAGNLWSHLSGGGRPPTTSTLILSDSEDEAEDPKTRGEPEAAWRSSPSPPTSPVRKHSRNVQKKIGEVDRMLQSLSSFLSPPAQVRKSSRRSNSPPPGDDDIIIVSRKDDDVIMSSPLAGSGDPPYSSLVREFPLKVRCRADLQKIPVLSSTPLSAVLDRLAVTLGVPRHRLLLLREEVELRADATVGALGLGIADIIECVVMAAEDRCDVITVRLQSKDRDTSQEFSLNRDTPLGSIFSQYLAQVSSCIQEKVCFRFDGSRVLCSQTPAQLDMEDGDIIEVWT, from the exons ATGACTGACGCCAGGAAGCCTCTGCCCAGACGACGGCGCATCCTCGACCCGTCCACCATCGTCCCGGTGTCCGTCTACTCCAACAAG GTGAGCAGCGATCTGCAGCTGAGACCAGCGGCGGCCCAGTTCTcccagcaggaagctgcag ATGACCCGGAGGCTGGCAACTTATGGTCGCACCTCTCTGGTGGCGGGCGACCGCCGACCACCTCCACCCTGATCCTGAGCGATTCGGAGGACGAAGCAGAAGACCCGAAGACGAGAGGAGAACC GGAAGCAGCTTGGCGCTCGTCACCGTCTCCTCCCACCAGTCCAGTCAGGAAACACTCCAGAAATGTCCAAAAGAAGATTGG agagGTGGACAGGATGCTCCAGTCGctcagctccttcctgtctccaccAGCTCAGGTCAGGAAAAGCAGTCGCCGCTCCAACAGCCCACCTCCAGGagacgatgacatcatcattgtgAGCCGTAAAGACGATGACGTCATCATGAGTAGCCCTCTGGCTGGCTCCGGGGACCCCCCGTACAGCTCACTGGTGCGAGAGTTCCCCCTGAAGGTGCGCTGTCGAGCAGACCTGCAGAAGATCCCGGTGCTGTCG TCCACGCCCCTGAGTGCTGTGCTGGATCGGCTGGCCGTTACCCTCGGTGTACCTCGTCACCGACTCCTGCTgttgagggaggaggtggagcttcGAGCGGACGCCACGGTGGGCGCGTTGGGCCTGGGCATCGCAGACATCATCG AatgtgttgtcatggcagcagaggacaggtgtgatgtcatcactgtGAGACTGCAGAGCAAAGACAGAGACACGTCGCAGGAGTTCAGCCTAAACAGA gacaCACCGCTGGGCTCCATCTTCTCTCAGTATCTGGCCCAAGTCTCCAGCTGCATACAGGAAAAGGTTTGCTTCCGCTTTGATGGCTCACGGGTGCTGTGCAGTCAGACGCCGGCCCAGCTGGACATGGAGGACGGGGACATCATTGAAGTGTGGACGTGA
- the sgf29 gene encoding SAGA-associated factor 29 gives TNKYEVDDIDEEGKERHTLSRRRIIPLPQWKANPETDPEALFSKDQLVLALYPQTTCFYRALIHAPPHRPQDDYSVLFEDTTYADGYSPPLNVAQRYVVACKENKKK, from the exons ACCAACAA GTATGAAGTGGACGACATCGATGAAGAAGGCAAAGA gagacaCACTCTAAGCAGACGACGCATCATCCCCCTCCCTCAGTGGAAGGCCAACCCAGAGACGGACCCAGAAGCCCTGTTCAGCAAAGACCAGCTGGTTCTGGCTCTGTACCCCCAGACCACCTGCTTCTACCGGGCCCTGATCCACGCACCACCCCACCGG CCTCAGGACGACTACTCGGTTCTGTTTGAGGACACGACCTACGCAGACGGCTACTCCCCTCCGCTCAACGTAGCTCAAAGATACGTGGTCGCCTGCAAAGAGAATAAGAAGAAGTGA
- the sh2b1 gene encoding LOW QUALITY PROTEIN: SH2B adapter protein 1 (The sequence of the model RefSeq protein was modified relative to this genomic sequence to represent the inferred CDS: inserted 2 bases in 1 codon; deleted 3 bases in 2 codons), with amino-acid sequence MNGSLLTPPSPRATSSSPLPXPPPSPSPPSPSLLPLSPHPPPLPPLVTPPPASVSDTPTPSPSPCLSWTEFCELHARVAAGDFARHFRAFLLENPHYSPDSAAAFCRRFTDRFVRHFQSELEGALAPSCAAGKDDMVSWAPQSDATSLEEEAVSPLSLSGGDGGPASRAPATRSASESRSCDRFQDSYAPNQVLPPSSSSSCCSSVGGTNGRREERSATLASGNGEVPVEEEEDSWLGGASVEEELEHAVESADSAHPPQLPLSSLSVTPPPGSKDPPTSSKHKLKKRFSLRSVGRSVRGSVRGILHWRSSSSDSAHSQLPSSYSYTTGVQDAAAGAASQRNSPTATMPVSLSMPLSLPHSSSSSLPPSSSSSATSLSVSEAARDLRRNGEGGEKEKWSHRLEKLRLTRSPPPILTPAAAVSSIHAAALPPTSGAAPAPPRKGRLVREGAVCVSSSADDLGAGHGFPGFSFGLLHHSLENSGAPAGAAQTGPVPPPGPVGNLPFRGGRWHKCRLVLRGRDREGNDHGEEYYWSFFIPPKSSKPRLSIPCCSMVDVRSTTALEVPDKENTFLLQLDGAARYVIETRDAVQMRAWLGDLRNRLCLSDQEEAEGVCAGPLTSGTPELVDHLSQACYGGIRGPSALVDPLPPELPPRAPLDEPDSRLLIGGSGLGTPLAETPDATSSFLFSDATAAEAVEHPLSECQWFHGTLSRLKAAQLVLAGGPASHGVFLVRQSETRRGEYVLTFNFQGKAKHLRLSLNEDGQCRVQHLWFQSIFDMLEHFRVHPIPLESGGASDVTLVSFVGAVRQPGRDRAGSRPTVCDVITTRHPDSPSTPISDCV; translated from the exons ATGAACGGCTCCCTGTTAACTCCGCCCAGCCCGCGCGCCACTAGCTCCtccccgctgcc cccccccccctccccctcccccccctctccctcatTGCTTCCACTCTCACCACACCCACCCCCTTTACCACCGCTGGTGACTCCGCCCCCAGCGTCTGTGTCGGACACACCCACTCCTTCGCCCTCGCCCTGCCTCAGCTGGACCGAGTTCTGTGAGCTTCACGCCCGCGTCGCAGCGGGAGACTTTGCACGCCACTTCCGGGCCTTCCTCCTGGAGAACCCCCACTACTCCCCCGACTCGGCGGCGGCCTTCTGCCGCCGCTTCACTGACCGCTTTGTTCGCCACTTCCAGAGCGAGCTGGAGGGGGCGCTGGCTCCGAGCTGTGCTGCTGGGAAGGACGACATGGTCAGCTGGGCGCCCCAGTCCGACGCCACCTCCCTGGAAGAGGAGGCGGTGTCGCCGCTGTCCTTATCTGGGGGGGACGGTGGCCCCGCCTCCAGAGCGCCGGCCACACGGTCGGCGTCCGAGAGCCGCAGCTGCGACAGGTTCCAGGACTCTTACGCCCCAAACCAAgtcctgcctccttcctcatCGTCGTCATGCTGCTCCTCGGTGGGCGGGACCAACGGGAggcgggaggagaggagcgccACGCTGGCGTCTGGCAATGGGGAGGTGCcagtagaggaggaggaggacagctgGTTGGGAGGAgcctctgtggaggaggagTTAGAACACGCGGTGGAGAGTGCTGACTCCGCCCACCCCCCTCAGCTGCCGCTGTCCTCGCTGTCCGTCACGCCTCCGCCGGGTTCCAAAGACCCTCCCACCTCCTCGAAGCACAAACTGAAGAAGCGTTTCTCTCTGCGCAGCGTCGGGCGCAGCGTGCGCGGCAGCGTGCGCGGCATCCTGCACTGGCGGAGCTCCTCCAGTGACTCCGCCCACAGCCAGCTGCCCTCCAGCTACAGCTACACCACGGGCGTCCAGGACGCCGCCGCGGGCGCCGCCTCCCAGAGGAACTCGCCCACCGCCACCATGCCCGTGTCCCTGTCCATGCCgctctccctcccccactcctcctcctcctccctgccgccctcctcctccagcagcgccaCCTCCCTCTCCGTGTCGGAGGCGGCGCGTGACCTTCGCCGTAACGGCGAGGGAGGCGAGAAGGAGAAGTGGAGCCACCGTCTGGAGAAGCTCCGCCTGACTCGCTCGCCTCCTCCCATCCTCacgcccgccgccgccgtctcctccATCCACGCTGCCGCTCTGCCCCCGACcagcggcgcc gcgccggccCCCCCCAGGAAGGGCCGCCTGGTGCGGGAGGGGGCGGTCTGTGTCAGCTCATCCGCCGACGACCTGGGCGCAGGTCACGGATTTCCTGGGTTCTCGTTTGGGCTGCTGCACCACAGCCTGGAGAACAGCGGCGCCCCAGCGGGAGCGGCCCAGACTGGGCCCGTCCCCCCTCCCGGTCCAGTTGGAAACCTGCCGTTCAGAGGAGGTCGGTGGCACAAGTGCCGTCTGGTCCTCAGAGGGCGGGACAGAGAAGGCAACGACCACGGAGAGGAGTACTAC TGGAGTTTCTTCATTCCACCTAAA TCATCAAAGCCCCGGCTGAGCATCCCCTGCTGCTCCATGGTGGACGTGAGGAGCACCACGGCCCTGGAGGTCCCGGACAAGGAGAAcaccttcctgctgcag CTGGATGGTGCCGCTCGCTACGTGATAGAGACCCGCGATGCCGTCCAGATGAGGGCCTGGCTGGGTGACCTGAGGAACCGCCTCTGTCTCAG tgaCCAGGAAGAAGCTGAAGGGGTCTGTGCTGGACCACTGACCAGTGGGACGCCCGAGCTGGTGGACCACCTGTCCcagg CCTGCTACGGTGGTATCCGAGGCCCCTCAGCCCTGGTGGACCCTCTTCCTCCAGAACTGCCCCCTCGAGCGCCCCTCGATGAACCCGACAGCCGGCTTCTGATTGGTGGAAGCGGTCTCGGCACACCTTTGGCCGAAACACCTGATGCCACCA gctccttcctgttctcGGACGCCACGGCAGCCGAGGCGGTGGAGCACCCGCTCAGCGAGTGCCAGTGGTTCCACGGGACCCTCTCCCGCCTCAAAGCCGCTCAGCTGGTGTTGGCCGGTGGCCCAGCGAGCCACGGCGTCTTCCTGGTTCGCCAGAGTGAGACGCGGCGCGGAGAGTACGTCCTCACCTTTAACTTCCAGGGCAAGGCCAAg CACCTGCGTCTGTCCCTGAACGAGGACGGCCAGTGCCGAGTGCAGCACCTCTGGTTCCAGTCCATCTTCGACATGTTGGAGCACTTCCGTGTGCACCCCATCCCGCTGGAGTCTGGCGGCGCCTCTGATGTCACACTCGTGAGCTTCGTGGGCGCCGTTCGCCAGCCAG GCCGGGACAGGGCGGGCAGCCGGCCCACcgtctgtgatgtcatcaccacGCGCCATCCCGACTCTCCATCAACCCCCATCTCTGATTGTGTGTAA